The genomic DNA GCGGTTGGCGCGCACGTACGCCACCACCGGAGGGCCCGCCGCCACCAGCAACACGGCCTGTGGCTTGTGCGCGGCCAGCGCCTTGGCGGCATCGGCGGCGTCCTGGCCTTTGGGGTCCAGCGCGTGCGAGCCCGCCATGGTGGCGCCTTCGGCCGCGATCGTTTTTTCAACCAGCGGCAGCAGCAGCTTGCCGAAGTCGTTGTTTTCGTAGGCGACGGCAATGCGCAGGGTCTGCACCGCCACCAGGTTGCGCACGATCCTGACCAGCTCATCGGCATAGCTGGCGCGCGTGGTGAACAGGTACGGGTGCTGCTGCGCGCGCACCGCCGGGCTGCCGGTGTACACGGAGATCAGCGGCAGCCTGGCCTGCGCGAGGTAGGGCAGCAGCCCGATGACCTGCGAGGTGCCCGACACGCCGAACAGGGCTACCACGCCTTCTTTTTCACTCAGCTGCACGGCGTTTTCCAGCGTGCGGCGCGGGTCGAAGCCATCGTCCATGGTCACCAGGCGGATCTTGCGTCCCCCGATGCCGCCCTTGGCGTTGGCGTCCTCGATGGCGGCATCCTGGCCTTCATGGATGGGCTGCAGAAACGGTGCCATGCCGCCCGACAGCGCGGTGGACCTGCCGATCAGGATGTCGCCCCTCACGTCTGCGCGGGGCTGCGCCTGGGCCATGGCCGGCAGTGGCGACAGCGCGGCGGCGGCCCAGCACAGCAGAGTGCGGCGGCATGGGCCGAAGGGGGCGTGGGCGGCGCTGGCGGCAAGGGCGAGGCGGGCGTCGGAGGGCGGCACAACGGGCATGGGGTCTCCAGGGGCGGCAAGGGGAGCCCATGGTAGGAAGGTTGCCGCGCGGGCGGCCACGGGGTTTCCCCGCAAGCACCGTCGCCCGGGGGACTGGCCGCGCGGGGCGTTAGCATGCGCCATCCATCCGCCAAGGACTGTTCCATGAATCCGATCCGCTATGCCGCCTGCGCCCTGCTGTTGCTGCTGCTGGGCTTTCTGGCCCCGGCCTGGGCCATCAACAAATGCACGGACGCCGATGGCAAGGTGTCGTTCCAGGACGGGCCCTGCCCGGGCCAGGGCGAGAAGGTCGAGGTGCGGCCCGCCATGCAGGGCGCCACCCCCGTGCAGCCTGCCCCTTCCACCGCGAAGGAAGGCGCCTTCGGCGCGACCTGGCAGCGCAAGCACTATCTGCAGAACCAGGGCGTGCCCCAGGCGCGCGCGGCCGTCGAGCGCAGCCAGCAGGAATGTGCGGCCACGGCGCCGGATACCGCCGTGGCCCACGCCGGCCCGCTGCGGCGCAGCACCCTGGCCTCAGGCTCCCAGTTCGCGCAGGAGCGCGCCGCCGGTGCCGACAAGGACAAGGCCGCGTGCGAGGCGCGAACCAACGAGCTGCGCAACCAGCTGAAGTCGCTCGAAGCCGAGCTCGGCAAGCCGTAGTGCGTCGGACGAACCCGCCTCACCCTTTCCAGGTGAACGGGAACTTGAACTGCTTGACGAACCCGTTGGGCACGTAGTCGCCCAGCACGCCATAGTGCTCGGGCCAGAGCTTGGTGCTTTTCACGGCGGTGCCGAACAGGTAGTCGAGAAAAGCAAAGTGCGCCGCGTAGTTCTTGTCCAGCGCCTCCTGGTCCTGGCTGTGGTGCCAGTGGTGGAAGTTGGGCGTGACCAGCACGTAGCGCAGCGGCCCCAGGCGCACGCTCACGTTGGCGTGGTTGAACACCGCCTGGAAGCCGACGACCACGATGTAGGCGTCGATCACTTCCTTGGAAAAGCCCAGCACGTAGATGGGCGCGAGCACCAGGGTGCGCGTGATCAGCAGCTCCAGGATGTGCTGGCGCGAGCCGGCCATCCAGTCCATGCTTTTCACGCTGTGGTGCACGGCGTGCAGGCGCCACAGCAGCGGCACCTCGTGGTAGGCGCGGTGTGTCCAGTACTGCACGAGATCGGCCACGAGCACGATGAGGAACAGCGCCACCCAGAAGTTCAGGCCCTGCACCCAGCCGCGGATGCCGTCGTTGGCGGCCCAGCCGAAGAACTTGTGCACCAGCAGGTTGGTGGCCAGCAGCACGAAGCCCACCACCATGTGGTTCACGATGAAGTGGTGGAAATCGGTCTGCCACTCGGCGCGGAAGATGGGCTGGTCCTTGCGCAGCGCGAACAGCTTCTCGATGAAGATGAAGATCAGCGAGCTGCCCAGCAGGTCCAGGATGAACCAGTCCAGGCCGATGTAGGGCGTGTTGTCGGGAAAGTTCGGGTCCACCTCCACCTTGTGGCCGCCCAGGAAGGCGGCCAGCGCCACCATGGCGAAGGCAAACGTGGCCAGCCAGCGCGAGCGGTTGAACAGGATGTTGACCAGCGAGATGCCGCCCGCGATCGCCATGGCCGCCAGCATGATGGTGCGGATCACCGTCACGTCGTAGCTCTTGCGCAGCTGTGGCGTGGTCAGGTATTCGGGGAAGTGGAAGGCCAGCACGCCCAGGAAGCACAGGATCGCGAGCGTGAGCGCGATCACGCCCGACACCAGTCCGCGCCCCGTTCGCAGCGCGCCGTGGCTTTCGGTGAATTCATTGAGCTTGTCGATTTCGAGCATGTTTTCCCTCCGGCACCAGGTGCCTTGAACTGGCTTGTGTGGCGGGAGTGTAGCGGCCGTGGCGTTGTGCCGCCGAGACGGTGCGGCCCCTAGAATCGCGGCATGAACATCCCTTCCCACCAACTCAGCATGACCGTGCTCATGTCGCCCGACATGGCCAATTTCTCGGGCAATGTGCACGGTGGCGCCATTCTCAAGCTGCTGGACCAGGTGGCCTATTCGTGCGCCAGCCGGTATTCGGCGTGTTACGTGGTCACGCTCAGCGTGGACCAGGTGATGTTCCTGCAGCCCATCCATGTCGGTGAGCTGGTGACCTTCCTGGCCAGCGTGAACTACACGGGGTCATCGTCCATGGAGATCGGCATCAAGGTGGTGGCCGAGGACATCCGCTCGCAGGTGGTGCGCCATGTGAACAGCTGCTTCTTCACCATGGTGGCGGTGGATGAATCGCGCAAGCCGGTGACGGTGCCGGCACTGTCGCCGTCCACGGCCGACGAACGCCGCCGCTGGGAAGCGGCCCTGCTGCGCAAGGCGCTGCGCAAAGAGCTGGCGCAACGCTTCCAGCAGGTGCGCGAGTCGGCGGGCACCTGACGGCTTGATGGATGGGCTGGCTGGCGGTATGCGCGCCGCCGCGCGACGGCGGCGCGGGGTGATGATCAGCGGACGGCGCAGAAGCCGAATTCGGCCGCCGCTCCGGGAGAGAGCGTCTTGTTCCAGTCCACGCCAGAGGCGTTGAGGTTGCTGCCCGCCTGGGACCAGGTGGCGTTCCACAGGTTGTTGACGGTGCCGCTCACCGGGACGGTGATGGCCCAGTTGCCCTGGGTGGTGCCCGTGTTCACGATCTGGACCCGCTGGCAATAGCCGGAACCCCAGTCGCTGTCCGTCGTCTGCAGGACGGAGAAGTTCGCGGCCGGGGTGGGCGTTGGCGTCGGGGTGGGGGTCGGAGTCGGCGTTGGCGTGGGTGTGGGCGTGGTTGCATCGCCCCACAGCCGTTGCAGCAACTGGACCTTGTCGGCGCGCACGGTGGTCCAGTCGTCGTCCAGGATGCCGCCCGTGTCGCCACTGTTGGGGTTCCACGACCAGTAGAAGCCGCTGCGCATGCCCTTGCCGACCATGTAGTCCACCAGCGCGTTCTGCCACAACACGTCGCGCGCATCGCCGCGGCCCAACTTGCCGCCGAACTCGCCCAGCATCACGGCATAGCCCGCCTGCACGAATTGGCCGAAATGCTGGTCCCAGATGGCCGGCATGTTGCTCGGGAAGTTGGAGGCGTTGAAGTAGGGCTGCACGTAGACATCCGGCCCGTAGGTGTGCGGCGCCAGCAGCAGGCGGTTGGCCGGGATGTTCAGCGGCGTGCAGGCCAGGGGTTCCAGATTGCCGCCCCAGAAGTGCGCGTTGCCACCCGAGCAGCTGGGGTTTTCGCCGATGCCTTCCACCGCGATCAGCCACTGGGGCGCCACCTGCAGCACGGCCGCCGCGGCGCGCTCGGCCGCGCGGTTCCAGTCGGTGGCGTTGTTGCCGGTGCCCCAGGTGGCCGCGCCGTGGGGTTCGTTCTTGATGTCGATGCCGATCACGCCG from Acidovorax sp. A79 includes the following:
- a CDS encoding acyl-CoA thioesterase, giving the protein MNIPSHQLSMTVLMSPDMANFSGNVHGGAILKLLDQVAYSCASRYSACYVVTLSVDQVMFLQPIHVGELVTFLASVNYTGSSSMEIGIKVVAEDIRSQVVRHVNSCFFTMVAVDESRKPVTVPALSPSTADERRRWEAALLRKALRKELAQRFQQVRESAGT
- a CDS encoding cellulase family glycosylhydrolase — protein: MKITTLCKSLALAGCLLASASAAWSYEINAGKVLDGAGKAIQLRGVNWFGFETSNHVVHGLWARNWTDMITQMQAQGFNAVRLPFCPATLHGSATPSSIDYGRNADLQGLSAIQVMDKVVGELSNRGMYVLLDHHTPDCQTISELWYTPGYSEQQWISDLTFVAQRYAGVPGVIGIDIKNEPHGAATWGTGNNATDWNRAAERAAAAVLQVAPQWLIAVEGIGENPSCSGGNAHFWGGNLEPLACTPLNIPANRLLLAPHTYGPDVYVQPYFNASNFPSNMPAIWDQHFGQFVQAGYAVMLGEFGGKLGRGDARDVLWQNALVDYMVGKGMRSGFYWSWNPNSGDTGGILDDDWTTVRADKVQLLQRLWGDATTPTPTPTPTPTPTPTPTPTPAANFSVLQTTDSDWGSGYCQRVQIVNTGTTQGNWAITVPVSGTVNNLWNATWSQAGSNLNASGVDWNKTLSPGAAAEFGFCAVR
- a CDS encoding DUF4124 domain-containing protein; amino-acid sequence: MNPIRYAACALLLLLLGFLAPAWAINKCTDADGKVSFQDGPCPGQGEKVEVRPAMQGATPVQPAPSTAKEGAFGATWQRKHYLQNQGVPQARAAVERSQQECAATAPDTAVAHAGPLRRSTLASGSQFAQERAAGADKDKAACEARTNELRNQLKSLEAELGKP
- a CDS encoding sterol desaturase family protein, translating into MLEIDKLNEFTESHGALRTGRGLVSGVIALTLAILCFLGVLAFHFPEYLTTPQLRKSYDVTVIRTIMLAAMAIAGGISLVNILFNRSRWLATFAFAMVALAAFLGGHKVEVDPNFPDNTPYIGLDWFILDLLGSSLIFIFIEKLFALRKDQPIFRAEWQTDFHHFIVNHMVVGFVLLATNLLVHKFFGWAANDGIRGWVQGLNFWVALFLIVLVADLVQYWTHRAYHEVPLLWRLHAVHHSVKSMDWMAGSRQHILELLITRTLVLAPIYVLGFSKEVIDAYIVVVGFQAVFNHANVSVRLGPLRYVLVTPNFHHWHHSQDQEALDKNYAAHFAFLDYLFGTAVKSTKLWPEHYGVLGDYVPNGFVKQFKFPFTWKG
- a CDS encoding ABC transporter substrate-binding protein, with amino-acid sequence MPVVPPSDARLALAASAAHAPFGPCRRTLLCWAAAALSPLPAMAQAQPRADVRGDILIGRSTALSGGMAPFLQPIHEGQDAAIEDANAKGGIGGRKIRLVTMDDGFDPRRTLENAVQLSEKEGVVALFGVSGTSQVIGLLPYLAQARLPLISVYTGSPAVRAQQHPYLFTTRASYADELVRIVRNLVAVQTLRIAVAYENNDFGKLLLPLVEKTIAAEGATMAGSHALDPKGQDAADAAKALAAHKPQAVLLVAAGPPVVAYVRANRAHLGVPVYTLSLGAGSAVLRALGEDARGLAVARTGPSPSRPTIALTRDFQASMKRHDKPVDYDRYTGYMDARVLIEGLRAAGPGVTRASLVQAMQGLGNLDLGGYGYQFSAQNHHGSNFVDIAVVGSGGVYRQ